aattacactttacaatatacgtaaaaagaaaactgttctctaaaactgtaataacatttcacaatattacggtttttaATCATAATATTGCAGCCTCGGTCAGCAGAACAGACTTTGAACACTAGTGCAGGTGCATCCAGATCTGGTCTTACACGTCAAGCAGCACAAAGCTTCATCATTTGATCTGTAACATGAATCAAGGAGTCGTAGCAGTCGAACACGCTGCTGAATAACTCATAACCATAATCTTCCGGAAATACCTGAGGCATTAATGCTGCTAAGATGTTGTGAAATTGCTAATAACCCAGGtcaatttatttgattcaaaaggAAGTTAAAGCAGCCATGAATCTGCTAATCCCAGCCCAAAAGAACAGAGGATTTGTCCAGAGAAACAGTCCTGCCATTCTCACTGGCATAGAACATGGGCAAGAGTTTGTGGGCACATTCATAAAAACTTCTCTGGCTCCCATTTGCTTTCTCACCTGAATAGAAAATACGCTTTTTTTTGACTGATTAGCATGACACAGTAgagttaatattaaaatccaagtTAAGCAGCAGTGTTTGGTCTTCTGAGGCCCATTAAGcggatcatttttattatttattcatttagaatgaatgaatgaatgagaggACAAGTGCAGTGTTTCCAAAACACCTACCTCATTTTTCTGAGGATTGgggctaaaacaacaacaaccctgaatcccaaataaatatatatttttttttttataaaaaccctgaaatgttatatattaaaatgatcataCCAATGCCAACACTTTCGTCatctaaaacagttttttaataaaaagagtGGAAAAAATCCACACatatttagaaaacatttaatCTCTGCAAAGTTAAATTACAAACATAATCTACATCTTTACACTCTGTTGAAGTCCATTCAGGAGTCGTCGGAGAAGACTTGACCCATGACAGCCAGTTTGGCACTGAAGGGCTGTGTGGGGCAGGAGAGCGCCCGAGCTGTCCTCCTCTCTCCCGGCTTCAGGGCGATGCTCTCTTGCGTCTCCTCTGATTGGTCCGCTGCAGGCCTGAGTGGTTGGGACAGGCTGATGAGTGTGTCCTGTAGCTCCCTGCGCTCGCTCTGGTATCGGCTGCAGCAGTGGAGCGCGGCGGGGTCCAGCGGATGAGCCTCCGTGTTAAACACATATCCGCCTGCGCCGAGTATGCAGTCGCCATGCAGGCCGCCCAGCTCGAACTCTGTGCCCGTGTTATGAAGGAAGTTTTCAGGATCGAAGAGGAGGTAGAGGTATTTAATGGTCTCGGCCAGGAAGAAGGACTCCATGCGGTTGTCCAACTTGTGGTCCCTTACATCCTTCACCTGAAACGAAAGGATGAGTACGTTTAGCAACTGGTCACAGATGCTTTATGAAATGTAGCCCTGAGACACTCACAGTAGCAAAGCCACAGTTCACCCGGCTGATTTTGTCAATCGACTCGACCGCATCCCGGCCAAGCTGCATGAATGTGGGGTCACCAGTGGCCTTATACAGATACATGGCGCTCTCGATCAACTCTgtgcagcacaaacacacacacacagaggggtTACTTCAGTTTCATTCAGTCATATAAATAACACCATTTCACAGCATTCAACAATGCCTTACGAAAATGTGAGCGTGCAGAACTCATTATTAGGGTATTGCTATAGTCACTGTTTCTGGTTACTGTGGTGTTTTAGAGGCTGTGTTCTAAATGATACGAGCAATAGTTACAATGAAGCTTGCTACATCTAAATCTGTGCATTTTATAATAGTTCAGGAACGTGCAACGAGGGTCTAATCACGGTGTTTTTCGGATACCTGGTCGCAGAGGGTATCCCTCTCGTTTGTCCACGGTGTAACCTTGAGGAATGCTGTAGAACTCCGGGAGTCCTCCGAACTGACGCCACACACTGTAGTAATTATGGAAGGTCTTTGTGGCACTGGAAATATCACCTATCAAACTCTGATATTGCATAAACACGTGTGCATTACTCTCTACTCTCAGATGcatgtatattacatatatatatatttataacagaaGACTTGAAACTAGTCAAACTGGTGCTTTCCCTTTGTCTTGTGACACACTGGACGAGTGTATGGTGTCAGATCTGCTTCCTCACCTGCAGTCCAGGCCAGAACGCCTCCAGAGACTGAAACACAGGCATTGAGACGGTCCCCTTATGCATCTGCACCCACAGATACCAATCATCAAACTTAGTGTAGTTCTTTATGGACTTATCAAATTCTGCAACACACATTTGAAAGTTGATAATGCTTTCACGCAGGCGAGATAAAGAAAGATAAACAGCAGTTATGACGAGCTATTCTTATCGAAACGAATAGCAACTCGGGTATCAATGATGTAACACAGCTGCAGGTACTGCTTTACTGATATGTCAGTGTTTACCGTGAAACATTGCCAGCAGCTCCTCATCTTGCAGCATGATGGCCCCCTTTACCAGATACTCAAAGTATGAGTCCACTCCCGCCCCGATCCCTGCGTCCTGAGCCACCCACTTAGAGGTTATGACATCTATATGGTTGCCCACCTGAAGAAAAACGAGAAGGTTATGTGAGAATACGAACTCTGGAGCCAGATACATCATTTCAAAACTCCAAACTTATTTTCCCATATTTGACaactaataatttgttttaaaatccaACTGTTAGCTATATATACACTATGTCATCATGTTACTAATTAATAATTGCTCTTCCGTACAGTGTAGGACACCAGGGCTCATATAAATATGTTggcatgtgtgtgtgaacagtgTTACTCACTGTTGGGATAATTAATAGACTGTTTTCAGTGAACTCAGGGATAACTGGGTGTATAAAGCAGAATCTGAATCATGAGCATTTGGTCAAAGCTTTTCAGAAGAGACATTTCAGAGTGGATTACTACTGGCTGGCTGCGGTCAGCAGGACTGCTGGGTACATGCAGGTAATTCAGGAAAAATTACATCCACACACTGTGCATCACAGAACAAGTGTTTAATACTGGAttctgttaaaggaatagtttgcaaAAAATTAAAGTTTGCAGAAATATGTGCTCAttctcaggccattcaagatgtagatgagtgtgttgcttcatcagaacagatttagagaaatttagctttgcatcaccagtggatcctctacagtgaatgggtgccgtcagaattagagtccaaaaagctgatgaaaacatcacaataatccacagtccaCACCACCTTTCTGAAGCAAAAGCTGTatgcttgtaagaaacaaatccatcattaagatgtctGAAGTTAAAAACTATTACTTCTGTCTAATATACAAAACATAATATTtccttctccagtgaaaaagtcatctggtctgaatcaggtgagaaatatgcacaaatcaagcacgGTTTACAAGCAAAAACGAACCATAACACTTCTAAACAAATATgatggtggattttgatgtgagaagacaacaggggatggactttttccactggaggaagtgttattatggattataggtaatattttaattaagttaaaatgccttgatggatttgtttcttacaaacatgctgcttttcacttctcaagacattaactgatggactggagtgatgtggattgtttgtggattatcgtgatgtttttatcatcattTAACAGAACAGAGTACATTTCACTTGGAAGTGCAAGATCCCGGCAACACACAGTTACTTGTGGGGTCCCTCAGGGGTCAGTCCTTGGCCCCATTCTCTTGATCATTTACATGATCCCTCTTGGCCATGTCATTAGCCGCTACTGAGTCTCATtttactgctatgctgatgacacacaatgTACATGAAAACTTCACCAACCTCATCTTCATCTTCAGCTCTCACTGCCTGTCTGGAGGAGATAAGGGTGTGGATGAAGCACAACTTTCTCCAGCTAAACAGCTCTAAAACTGAAGCAATTCTTGTTGGCACACCACGTCAAACCCAGTCTTCCTCCATTACTGGTATAACTAATCTCTGATCATGTCATTCCCCTCTCCACAACTGTCACCAATTTTGGCGTAAGATTTGATCCACAACTCCGCTTCGAAGCCCATATCAAAAACCTCTGTAAGACATCTTTCTACCATCTCAGAAATATTGCAAAACTCCGTCCAATGTTAACCTTAGCAGATGCTGAAAAACTGGTCCACGCTTTGTCTCCTCCAGACTGGATTACTGTGACGCACTTCTCATTGGGATCCCTAACAAAAGCTTGCAGAGATTGCAGTATGTTCAGAATAGTGCTGCTAGGATCCTGATGAGAGTTCGAAAATCTGATCACATCACACCCTTTCTCCATTCACTTCACTGGCTTCCTGTTTCCGCCAGGATTGAATAGAAGATCTCCCTCTAACCTACCAGTGTATCTATGGAAATGCCCCCCACCCCCCCATCTGAAAGAACTACTCACACCTCCCACTACTTCTCGATCACTCCGCTCAACAAATTTAAACCGCCTCCTTCTCCCCAAGACAAAGCTCAGCATTATGGGTGATCGGGCTTTCTGTTCTGCCGCTCCTCAGATTTGGAATGCCTTTCCCGACCATCTGAGGGCACCTCAAACTATTGAGACTTTTAAAAAAGgactaaaaacatttatttttaggagAACTAATGACTTTTAACTATTAAACCTTTTAGTAttttatcttttctaactgatcttATTTGTAGCACTTTGAAATTTGTTTCAAATGTAAAGTGCATtacaaatacaatttattattattatgttattattatcagctgtttggactttcattctgacggcacccatgcactgcagaggatccactggtgaacaagtgatgtaatgctacatatcttcaaatctgttctgatgaagaaacaaactcatcttggatggTTTAAGAGCTAGAACGATTTCAGCaaatttaatatttcacattgtgGAGTTTAAACCAAAGAATATTACTATTCACTACATTGGCGTCATGATAGTCCCACAAACGTCTTGATCCAGATCAGAAGGTTTTACCAGGCCGAGATCGGAGCGTGTTCTCCATAAGGCCCGGAGAGCTTTGCGAGCCACGTTCTCAAACACAGGGTCTCCGGTCAGTCGGCTGAGGGAGGAGAACTCCAGGATGAAGGTGCCCACTCCAGCAGTGCAGGTGACCGGGGTCTCGCCGGGGTTCACCCCCCTCAGCAGGTTTACCGTCCCGTACGGCATCCCCGTAGGGGTCTGGAAAGCTGAGAGGAGACAGGATAGATCAAACTGACAGTACTGATgatcaaacatatttttaaaagactACTTCATATACAGCATGCCCGATTAGGATTAGTGAATCATTAaccatacactcttaaaaataaaaggttcTTTATCGTCTTGCATGTTTTCCTACCCATAATGCATTGGGCTCAGACAGACAATATATAAGTGGGGACACAATGATGCATGATCTGTAGTTTTGTAACAAACATACTAAATGTTTCAGACAGCAATGTGTCTGAACTCTGAAGCATATGTTAGCTCCCTCACCAGGCAGCAGTTTGCGGGCCACGTCCTCTGCCATGCGCAGGAGGGGTCCGGAGCAGGGCCAGCCCTCCTCCACATCCATCCCGGCACGCTTGGAGAGCAGATGAGCCGAGAGGAGCCCACCGACCACTGGAGAGGAGCGACCGGAACATCAGCACATACAGGCCAGGATTACAGGATAAGAGAGTTTCTCAAAAACACGTCCCGGTCatgtttcaccccaaaatcaaaagaaaaactaTGAGAAATTCTGTATTGCATTGTGCATTTATATTAATGACATTAATGCACATTAGCAGTAATGCAAAAAATGACtatttaataaaaagaatataCAGATATATGACTTCACCTCGTATATTCGTCTCAAACACAGATGCATTTACATCGGTGTCGAAATCGACCGTGTCCTGGAGCAGAGTGGCCACGCGCTGGAACTCAGTGTGGTTTCCCAATACCTGCGATCAGAGAGGAAACATATTCGATACGCTGCACGACATGAAACCATCTTGTTGAATTCAATTTCATACCAGCAATGTGTCCAGCGCATCAATGAGTGTGAGGGAGAAACTGAAGGAAACAAACAGAGAGGTTTCATAATGAGAGAATATGACCTCTTACTGTATATGAGAAATAATATATTACAGGGTGAACTCAATTGTTCCTGCTTTTGCTCGATTCCACAGTAAGAAACGGGAGTGAATAATGCATATAGATGTACTGAACAAGTTAAGATACCCAGAAGCGGTCGTGTTTGACTACCCGATGTGCTTTAGTTAAAGATGAGAAGagtgtgtggaagtgtttgtgcTGTACCTGCCCCAGGTGTCCTGTCCATCACACGTCAGCGGCCTCAGCTCATCATAGGGATATGCTTTCTCCAAGTAGCTGTTGTATGCATGATAAAACATGGACTTTATTCTGTCCCTGTTAAGACAAGTAAAACAAACAGCAAATTCTAAACAGTATTAGACAGACCTGATTAGCAATATACTTCAAAAGCAGTGTCAGGCATTATTATAAGCTACAGGTGACTAGTGCAGATCACAcactaatatatatttacacatgagCATATGACAAAGCTGACTGACTGGgagtaaaatatttgtttgtgtttgttagaGCAGCTGAAAAATACAATTAACTCCATACGGCACCCTGATCATCTGACCTATTTATTACACGTCAATAATAAACGCTGAATTAGTCATAAGAAACATAAATCTTACCTGTAATGGGACATGTCCTGCTCAGTAAAATCTGTGCCTTTAACATGACTGAGGATGGGAGACAGGTATGTGGCGCAAAAAACGGCGGAGAAAAGGAAAGTAAGCATGAAGTAACGAGATGTGAGCAGAGGCAAACAATACAACAATTTCAAGCGACATGGATATGCACAAATAATACTACAAACAAACAGTGGCAATAGGAAGTGCACGTACTGCgcatgcgtgtgagtgagtgCTGACGTGCACGTCGCTCGCGCTGTCGGGTTTAAAATAAAAGCCGGTTGAGACGATAAAAGTCCtcggaaataaaatacaatacagatGTAAAAAGACGCATTTCACCATTTGTCTTTTTCAGaatcttttattaatttattttttttaaatcttcctaCAGAAAAAAGTGGACGTATAGAAGGAatgaacaaaacaagacaaatcaGCAGCACTTAAGCAGCAAATTGATGTCTGACAGTTTCCAAAATAGCATCTATTACTATCCAATAAAACTTCAAACAAAGTGATTCAGACAAATAAGCACCATTTTCTACCCAACACAGGTTTTAAACGTTGAATCCGCTGAAAAGGTAGGAGATATGTTACTGAGAACGTTTATTTTGAGTAATTATGTTGTGAATGTACAAGTATTAGCGTTAGAACCATGAGAACATGAATAATGTTGTCAACTTTAAATGATTAGAGTTGTAGTTTTGTCTCAATGTGCAGCACCAGATGTGAGTGTCCATGTGTGCATCTAACGGTGCATGTAACTGTTTAACATGAATAGCTTTTAAACTCGCTCAACACAAAACATATGTAGTGCTATCAAATAAAAGATATACAATCAGAAGTAGAAACGTATAACCGTCGAGTTTCTGACGTGTTTGACAGCTTATCTTTTTTCTGAAAGAGTATTATACAAAACACTAggtgtttcttttttattaaaaagtgaaagtgaataaATAAGGATAAAGGGAAAGTTAATGtgcataatgttttaaataaagtgtAGTGGAGCTGAACTGAGACCTGTGTATGCTGTAATTTAATAAGCGGTAACACTCAGCAGCCTCTGCCAGCAGTTTATAAGCATCCCCATCATTTTCATTCTCCTCCGCTGTCTTGCTTCTCCTTTCTTCCTTGGTTTGCAAGATGCTTTTTTCCGTCTACTTGCCTGAGAAACAATACATATTTCTACATCATGTTAAATCCTCTCTTTATGTCAGATTATCATAATTATTCAGAGGAACTCGAGTTTGATTATttaattcaaaaacaaataaatacatttctagaTCATTTCATCCAGTTCATTACAGGTCATAAGTATTAAGATGAAGTTCGTTTTGATTATTCAGTCTACAAACAAAAGCAAAGAGATGAATATTATACCAGTCGCTCAGGTTTGCGGCAGCTCCGTGTGATGAGCTGCTCCATCTGTCCCACTACCTTCGTCATCAGATCTGCATGCTGCTGTCTTTTGCTTTCACTCAAGCAGCTGAAGATCTGGGTCATATTATAGATATATCGTAGGATACGGTGAACCTACCAGCAAAACACACTGTGTCGATTATCAAGACACCACCAAACAGAGAACAGCTCAGTGACAACTGTCTCTGGAAACTTTAAAGACCGAGTTGTTGTATTGAGGAAACATACATGTAGTCATGTACAGGTGGCTGTACCTTCTCAGACGGACAGTGGTCCTTTTCTTTTGACATGTCCATTGCACCAGTCAGATTCTGGCCAAGAGAGAAAAGCATTGTCATATAAAAGCACTCATACAGTTTATCTTCTGCAGGTCACCAGAAGAGGGCAGAAAGTAACCATAAACTCATGACCCATCTCACTGCACCCTGACAACTTCATACTTTAAATGGAACAAGAACACTTATATAATCTGTTAGGTGACCAAACAGCAAGTCAGACTCATGTTAAACCATGAAGACCAGAAGTTGAACACACAGTCTGTTTGAACAGATGAACTGGGGTTATGAGATGGCACTCACCAGGCTTTGTAGCTCCACCAGGATGAGAGCCC
This Carassius gibelio isolate Cgi1373 ecotype wild population from Czech Republic chromosome A23, carGib1.2-hapl.c, whole genome shotgun sequence DNA region includes the following protein-coding sequences:
- the LOC127944465 gene encoding ER degradation-enhancing alpha-mannosidase-like protein 2 isoform X2; amino-acid sequence: MLTFLFSAVFCATYLSPILSHVKGTDFTEQDMSHYSYLEKAYPYDELRPLTCDGQDTWGSFSLTLIDALDTLLVLGNHTEFQRVATLLQDTVDFDTDVNASVFETNIRVVGGLLSAHLLSKRAGMDVEEGWPCSGPLLRMAEDVARKLLPAFQTPTGMPYGTVNLLRGVNPGETPVTCTAGVGTFILEFSSLSRLTGDPVFENVARKALRALWRTRSDLGLVGNHIDVITSKWVAQDAGIGAGVDSYFEYLVKGAIMLQDEELLAMFHEFDKSIKNYTKFDDWYLWVQMHKGTVSMPVFQSLEAFWPGLQSLIGDISSATKTFHNYYSVWRQFGGLPEFYSIPQGYTVDKREGYPLRPELIESAMYLYKATGDPTFMQLGRDAVESIDKISRVNCGFATVKDVRDHKLDNRMESFFLAETIKYLYLLFDPENFLHNTGTEFELGGLHGDCILGAGGYVFNTEAHPLDPAALHCCSRYQSERRELQDTLISLSQPLRPAADQSEETQESIALKPGERRTARALSCPTQPFSAKLAVMGQVFSDDS
- the LOC127944465 gene encoding ER degradation-enhancing alpha-mannosidase-like protein 2 isoform X3; its protein translation is MLTFLFSAVFCATYLSPILSHVKGTDFTEQDMSHYRDRIKSMFYHAYNSYLEKAYPYDELRPLTCDGQDTWGSFSLTLIDALDTLLVLGNHTEFQRVATLLQDTVDFDTDVNASVFETNIRVVGGLLSAHLLSKRAGMDVEEGWPCSGPLLRMAEDVARKLLPAFQTPTGMPYGTVNLLRGVNPGETPVTCTAGVGTFILEFSSLSRLTGDPVFENVARKALRALWRTRSDLGLVGNHIDVITSKWVAQDAGIGAGVDSYFEYLVKGAIMLQDEELLAMFHEFDKSIKNYTKFDDWYLWVQMHKGTVSMPVFQSLEAFWPGLQSLIGDISSATKTFHNYYSVWRQFGGLPEFYSIPQGYTVDKREGYPLRPELIESAMYLYKATGDPTFMQLGRDAVESIDKISRVNCGFATVKDVRDHKLDNRMESFFLAETIKYLYLLFDPENFLHNTGTEFELGGLHGDCILGAGGYVFNTEAHPLDPAALHCCSRYQSERRELQDTLISLSQPLRPAADQSEETQESIALKPGERRTARALSCPTQPFSAKLAVMGQVFSDDS
- the LOC127944465 gene encoding ER degradation-enhancing alpha-mannosidase-like protein 2 isoform X1: MLKAQILLSRTCPITEFAVCFTCLNRDRIKSMFYHAYNSYLEKAYPYDELRPLTCDGQDTWGSFSLTLIDALDTLLVLGNHTEFQRVATLLQDTVDFDTDVNASVFETNIRVVGGLLSAHLLSKRAGMDVEEGWPCSGPLLRMAEDVARKLLPAFQTPTGMPYGTVNLLRGVNPGETPVTCTAGVGTFILEFSSLSRLTGDPVFENVARKALRALWRTRSDLGLVGNHIDVITSKWVAQDAGIGAGVDSYFEYLVKGAIMLQDEELLAMFHEFDKSIKNYTKFDDWYLWVQMHKGTVSMPVFQSLEAFWPGLQSLIGDISSATKTFHNYYSVWRQFGGLPEFYSIPQGYTVDKREGYPLRPELIESAMYLYKATGDPTFMQLGRDAVESIDKISRVNCGFATVKDVRDHKLDNRMESFFLAETIKYLYLLFDPENFLHNTGTEFELGGLHGDCILGAGGYVFNTEAHPLDPAALHCCSRYQSERRELQDTLISLSQPLRPAADQSEETQESIALKPGERRTARALSCPTQPFSAKLAVMGQVFSDDS